From the genome of Nocardia sp. NBC_01503, one region includes:
- a CDS encoding alpha/beta hydrolase family protein — MEHKGLRRHILAIAAVSMVATAVAGVADASPDAPADPAVSINLPAPTGPDPVGLTEVHLIDASRPDPWDPSHRRELMVQIWYPADDAGTAPTAPWMLPGTREELGLLLTQSGVAPGSWALAPSHSRGDAQARTGSGRFPILLNSPGLDDTTGLNTAQAEDLASHGYIVVAINHTHESFAVQFPDGRTERSAVPLDSPMNVLSDQLLPTRVADARFVLDQLTAAASHSDTSPALPQHLADDLDLTKVGMFGHSLGGTTTAQTMHDDSRIAAGVNLDGPILGSVATDGLDRPLLMFASDTSPWFGNPGWEPNWATNTGVKLPLRIAGTRHMSFTDAQVIVAQLVAAGLVSTDLSNQTVGPIDATRSVDLQRSYLLAYFDAVFGRSDMNPMETIKRLAQPEMLPH; from the coding sequence TTGGAACACAAGGGTTTACGGCGGCACATCCTGGCCATCGCGGCAGTCTCGATGGTCGCCACCGCTGTTGCGGGCGTCGCGGACGCCAGCCCCGACGCACCGGCGGATCCGGCAGTCTCGATCAATCTGCCCGCACCGACCGGGCCAGATCCGGTTGGACTCACCGAAGTGCATCTCATCGATGCCAGTCGCCCAGATCCCTGGGATCCCAGCCACCGCCGCGAACTGATGGTGCAGATCTGGTACCCGGCCGATGACGCCGGGACCGCGCCCACGGCGCCGTGGATGTTGCCGGGCACCCGAGAAGAACTCGGCCTATTGCTCACCCAGAGTGGTGTCGCTCCCGGCAGTTGGGCGCTCGCGCCCAGCCACAGCCGCGGCGACGCGCAGGCTCGAACCGGCAGCGGGCGGTTCCCGATCCTGCTGAATTCGCCGGGACTGGACGACACCACCGGGTTGAACACCGCCCAAGCCGAGGACCTCGCCAGCCACGGTTACATCGTGGTCGCGATCAACCACACGCACGAGTCATTCGCCGTGCAATTCCCCGACGGGCGCACCGAACGCAGTGCGGTGCCATTGGATTCGCCGATGAACGTCCTATCCGACCAGTTGCTCCCCACTCGAGTGGCCGATGCGCGATTCGTTCTGGACCAGCTCACCGCCGCGGCCAGCCATTCGGATACGAGTCCCGCGCTACCGCAACACCTCGCCGACGATCTGGACCTGACGAAGGTCGGCATGTTCGGCCATTCGCTCGGCGGGACGACCACCGCGCAAACCATGCACGACGACTCGCGGATCGCCGCCGGGGTGAATCTGGACGGGCCGATCCTCGGCTCCGTCGCCACCGACGGTCTCGATCGCCCACTGCTGATGTTCGCCTCCGACACCTCGCCCTGGTTCGGAAACCCAGGCTGGGAACCGAATTGGGCAACCAACACCGGAGTGAAGCTGCCCCTGCGCATCGCGGGCACCCGCCACATGTCCTTCACCGACGCCCAGGTGATCGTGGCCCAGCTGGTCGCAGCGGGCCTGGTGAGCACAGACCTGAGCAACCAAACGGTCGGCCCGATCGACGCAACCCGCTCGGTCGACCTCCAGCGCTCGTACCTACTGGCCTACTTCGACGCCGTCTTCGGCCGCAGCGATATGAATCCGATGGAGACCATCAAACGACTCGCACAGCCCGAGATGCTTCCGCATTAG
- a CDS encoding DUF397 domain-containing protein yields the protein MEVAWLAGGEVGVRDSKNPTGPALVLAPSDWDAFPAVVMDGDSTDRPEREASATRFGPRRPDEG from the coding sequence GTGGAGGTTGCTTGGCTCGCGGGCGGCGAGGTTGGTGTGCGGGATTCCAAGAACCCGACCGGCCCGGCGCTGGTCCTCGCACCGAGTGACTGGGATGCCTTCCCCGCCGTTGTCATGGACGGCGATTCAACCGACCGGCCTGAACGAGAAGCGTCTGCCACCCGCTTTGGCCCTCGCCGTCCGGACGAGGGTTGA
- a CDS encoding IS1380 family transposase: MKQSISPYPRLRTDAQGSGIVTQAGAVLLLRTAEKLGLTSEISAAFAPWRKSMATHDPGKILLDLAVAVAIGGDCVADLSILRAEPGVFGPVASGPTVSRLITLLAGDAPKALSAIDSARARARATAWSLAGERAPDHDIDADHPLVIDLDATLVTAHSDKEHAAPTFKRGYGFHPLCAFIDHGSDGTGEPAAMLLRPGNAGANTAADHKKVLAAALGQLPWAPGYRVGRKVLVRTDAGGGTHEFVAYCHARRLQYSVGFGPTESVVAAMDAYLPNSAWTPAYDAEGQVRPGAWVAEITGIIGLSGWPPGMRVIVRKEKPHPGAQLRFTDLDGLRLTAFATNTTRGQLPDLELRHRRRARCEDRIRNAKDTGLRNLPFHDFAANRIWCAIVELALDLTAWLQLLALHEHPARRWEPKTLRLRLFSTAGRLARHARRTRLHLARHAPRTSLLTTAHDRLAAT; the protein is encoded by the coding sequence GTGAAGCAGTCTATCTCGCCGTATCCACGGTTGCGCACCGACGCCCAAGGATCGGGCATCGTGACCCAGGCCGGGGCGGTCCTATTGCTCAGGACCGCGGAGAAACTGGGTTTGACCAGCGAAATATCAGCGGCGTTCGCGCCGTGGCGCAAGTCGATGGCCACCCATGACCCCGGAAAGATCCTCCTCGACCTGGCGGTCGCGGTGGCGATCGGTGGTGACTGCGTCGCGGATCTTTCGATACTGCGCGCCGAGCCCGGGGTGTTCGGGCCGGTCGCCTCGGGACCGACGGTGTCGCGGTTGATCACCCTATTGGCCGGGGATGCACCGAAAGCGTTGTCCGCCATCGATTCCGCGCGCGCCCGAGCCCGGGCCACCGCGTGGTCGCTGGCCGGTGAGCGCGCCCCCGACCACGACATCGACGCTGATCATCCACTGGTCATCGACCTCGATGCCACGCTGGTGACCGCGCACAGCGACAAAGAACACGCCGCCCCAACATTCAAGCGGGGCTACGGTTTTCACCCGCTGTGCGCGTTCATCGACCACGGTTCCGACGGCACCGGTGAGCCCGCCGCGATGCTGCTGCGGCCCGGTAACGCCGGGGCGAACACCGCCGCCGATCACAAGAAGGTCCTGGCCGCAGCGCTGGGCCAGTTGCCGTGGGCCCCGGGATATCGAGTGGGCCGGAAAGTGTTGGTGCGCACCGATGCCGGTGGCGGCACCCATGAATTCGTGGCCTACTGCCATGCGCGGCGGTTGCAGTACTCGGTCGGATTCGGTCCCACCGAATCGGTCGTCGCCGCCATGGACGCCTACCTCCCGAACTCCGCGTGGACCCCGGCCTACGACGCCGAGGGACAGGTGCGGCCCGGGGCGTGGGTCGCCGAGATCACCGGGATCATCGGGTTGTCCGGGTGGCCACCGGGCATGCGGGTGATCGTCCGCAAGGAAAAACCGCACCCGGGTGCGCAACTGCGGTTCACCGACCTCGACGGGCTGCGGTTGACCGCCTTCGCCACCAACACCACCCGCGGCCAGCTCCCGGACCTCGAATTGCGCCACCGCCGCCGCGCCCGCTGCGAGGACCGCATCAGAAACGCGAAAGACACTGGGCTGCGCAACCTTCCGTTCCACGACTTCGCCGCCAACCGGATCTGGTGCGCCATCGTCGAACTCGCCCTGGATCTGACCGCCTGGCTGCAACTGCTGGCACTGCACGAGCATCCCGCACGCCGCTGGGAGCCGAAAACCCTTCGGCTACGGCTGTTCTCCACGGCCGGGCGCCTCGCCCGTCACGCCCGACGAACACGGTTACATCTGGCCCGACACGCACCCCGGACGTCCCTGCTCACCACCGCCCACGACCGCCTCGCAGCCACCTGA
- a CDS encoding WXG100 family type VII secretion target, with product MEPRDDRGYAGMSGGRAAMADRNEVTTASTPVITLIGSLQNPLCDNRAHESGTDRHITWLSPKTAGGASPYMGWADKHSGLVANHTRTASLLPYVQFRRNAPRTGPGGAVVLVDPVVLRSFASSVEEASKSIGAIDLAGKIAAVFDGLTGSQAQWAAHRTGDVVRTPLDKFAADVSAMGTAVQGAAGTYEVTDEDLATGFRKLETEDPCARGRGLK from the coding sequence GTGGAACCGCGCGATGATCGCGGCTACGCCGGAATGAGCGGCGGCAGAGCGGCGATGGCAGACCGCAACGAAGTCACGACGGCATCGACACCAGTAATCACGCTGATCGGGAGTCTCCAGAACCCACTGTGCGACAACCGCGCTCACGAATCTGGCACAGATCGTCACATCACCTGGTTGAGTCCCAAAACCGCGGGTGGCGCATCGCCTTACATGGGGTGGGCGGATAAACATTCTGGTCTCGTCGCCAACCACACTCGAACGGCCAGTTTGTTACCGTATGTTCAGTTTCGGCGCAATGCCCCGCGGACGGGGCCAGGGGGTGCGGTTGTGTTAGTCGATCCGGTTGTTCTCCGGTCGTTCGCCAGTTCGGTCGAAGAGGCATCGAAGAGTATCGGCGCGATCGATCTGGCAGGCAAGATCGCTGCGGTCTTCGATGGCCTTACGGGTTCTCAGGCTCAGTGGGCCGCCCACCGCACCGGTGACGTGGTTCGAACGCCGCTGGACAAATTCGCTGCCGATGTTTCGGCTATGGGCACCGCGGTGCAGGGTGCGGCGGGTACCTACGAGGTCACCGATGAGGATCTTGCCACGGGATTCCGCAAGTTGGAGACCGAGGATCCCTGCGCGCGGGGGCGGGGGCTGAAATGA
- the ssb gene encoding single-stranded DNA-binding protein, with the protein MSGETTLTVIGNLTADPVIRSIPKTNDSVVNFTVASTPRVFDRQANQWKDGAALFMRCTMFREAAENIADSLSKGARVVVVGKLAQREYTDREGVKRQVIELVADEVGVSLKYAVAKPVRRSTQGGSRNGRAQAKPGGNANESAVASDHPFASFQGDPEEVA; encoded by the coding sequence ATGTCCGGTGAAACCACTCTGACCGTTATCGGCAATCTGACCGCTGACCCGGTGATTCGAAGCATTCCGAAGACCAATGATTCGGTGGTCAACTTCACCGTCGCGTCGACCCCTCGGGTGTTCGACCGGCAGGCCAACCAGTGGAAGGACGGGGCGGCACTGTTCATGCGGTGCACGATGTTCCGTGAAGCCGCGGAGAACATCGCCGATTCCCTGTCCAAGGGCGCGCGCGTGGTCGTGGTCGGCAAACTCGCACAGCGCGAGTACACCGACCGCGAGGGCGTCAAACGCCAGGTGATCGAGTTGGTCGCCGACGAAGTCGGAGTGTCCCTGAAATACGCCGTCGCCAAACCCGTTCGCCGCTCCACCCAAGGCGGTAGCCGCAATGGGCGAGCACAGGCCAAACCCGGTGGAAACGCGAACGAGTCGGCCGTGGCCAGTGATCACCCGTTCGCTTCGTTCCAAGGCGATCCGGAAGAGGTGGCGTGA
- a CDS encoding terminase gpP N-terminus-related DNA-binding protein: MSTITPPVRGRLVSWTGFVFGSLTSIAANVLHTWLPAAHMPSGWTPGIAPQIGAAVWPIGLLLSVEVLSRAQWRGGRMWGAARYGGAGAVAFGSAVISYSHVRDVLVAWGYGHPAAEFGPLTLDGLMVVCGFALMSMSTDSDRIVPDRAVPARAARTGEPKSVSAREVPLAIQVEPAAPLGVRAVGTVSGVSGHDSEGIAAQVDTLPEEADTPAVQADMTAEGVDIGADTRRQRARELHAQNWTHGRIAVELGVSKRTVRRYLSTGEDTDLSGDDRADTLAAEWLAALDTHHHNHDTNGVHA; this comes from the coding sequence ATGAGCACCATCACCCCGCCAGTACGCGGACGCCTGGTCTCCTGGACCGGATTCGTGTTCGGCTCGCTGACCTCGATCGCGGCCAATGTCCTGCACACCTGGCTACCCGCCGCACACATGCCGTCCGGGTGGACACCCGGCATCGCACCCCAAATCGGTGCCGCGGTCTGGCCGATCGGCCTGCTGCTCAGTGTCGAGGTGCTCTCCCGGGCGCAGTGGCGGGGTGGGCGAATGTGGGGTGCGGCTCGCTACGGCGGCGCCGGAGCGGTGGCGTTCGGGTCAGCGGTCATTTCCTACAGCCATGTGCGAGATGTGCTGGTGGCCTGGGGATACGGGCATCCGGCCGCCGAATTCGGACCACTCACCCTAGACGGGCTGATGGTGGTGTGCGGGTTCGCGCTGATGTCGATGAGCACCGACAGCGACCGCATCGTTCCCGATCGCGCGGTTCCCGCGCGGGCGGCGCGCACAGGTGAACCGAAATCGGTGAGTGCTCGCGAGGTTCCGCTCGCGATTCAGGTGGAACCCGCCGCACCCCTGGGTGTCCGCGCGGTCGGCACGGTGTCCGGGGTGTCCGGACATGACTCCGAAGGTATTGCCGCACAGGTGGACACCCTCCCCGAAGAGGCGGATACCCCGGCCGTGCAGGCGGACATGACCGCCGAAGGGGTGGACATCGGGGCGGATACCCGCCGCCAGCGGGCACGGGAGTTGCACGCCCAGAACTGGACCCATGGCCGCATCGCGGTCGAGCTCGGGGTCAGCAAACGCACTGTCCGCCGCTACCTGTCCACCGGCGAGGACACCGACCTCTCGGGCGATGACCGCGCGGACACCCTGGCCGCCGAGTGGTTGGCCGCCCTGGACACCCACCACCACAACCACGACACGAATGGAGTGCACGCATGA